Genomic DNA from Caldicellulosiruptor hydrothermalis 108:
ACATGTAGTCCCTTCAACAATTCCTCTTGCCCCACTTTTGAATTTCAAGATAGCAAATCCTGTATCTTCTGCTTCAATCGGTCTTAAAAATGTTTCTATATCACCATAAATCTCGTCAACCTCAGAACTTATTATCCATTGTAAAAGGTCAATGTTGTGGGTACATTGGTTCATAAGCGCACCACCATCTTGTTCCCATGTGCCTCTCCAGCTACCTTGTCTGTAGTATTCATTGTTTCTATTCCATCTAATACTTGCGACAGCGTACAGTATCTTGCCGAATTTGCCACTGTCGATGGTACTTTTAAGTTTTTGCACACTTTTATTAAACCTGTTTTGCAGACATACACCAAGTACTTTTTTCTTTTCTCTTGCTTTTTTAATCATCAAATCTGCATCTTCTATTGAAAGTGCCATGGGCTTTTCTACAATCACATGCTTGTTAAAATCCAAAGCAACAAGTGTCTGCTCAGCATGGCACCCACTGTATGTTGCTATGTCAACTATGTCACATTCTTGTTCTTTTAACATCTTTATATAATCTGTGTATATGGGTATATCCTTTTTTATTTCAATTCCTTTGGTTGCAAGCAGTTCATAATACTTTTGTCTTGTCCTCAAAGCTTTCTGGCTATCTAAGTCACAAAATCCCACAACCTCAAGCTGGTCATAGTTGTTGGCATAAGCCTCAGCATGTTTGAATGATATTCTCCCACATCCAACAAGACAGATCTTTAACTTGTCCATCAACAAATCCTCCATTACATTGAATTTTTTTATAGTTTATAAACTTTGTCTGATTTTATGCTTTTTGTTGCGTTTCTTGTATCAAAAATGAGGTTAGCATTCTCTACGATAAACTTATAATCATATTTTGAGTGGTCTGTTGTGATAACAATTATATCATACTTTTTGAGCGACTCTGCTGTAAAATCTACCGAGAAATATTGTTTGCCATTATAAGTAAAACTCGGTACATATGGGTCATTGTATTCTACCTCTGCATTCTCTTTTTCAAAAATCTCGATAATTTTCAATGCAGGTGACTCTCTTATATCATCAATATCTTTTTTGTATGCCACGCCTAAAATTAAAATTTTTGAGCCGTTCAAAGGTTTTTTGAATTTGTTGAGGATTTTCATAACTCTTTCAACCACGTACTCTGGCATATAGTTGTTTATTTCACCAGCTATCTCAATGAGCCTTGTATGATAATCATATTCACGCGCTTTCCAAGTAAGATAAAACGGGTCAATCGGTATGCAATGACCACCAAGCCCAGGTCCGGGATAAAATGCCATAAATCCATATGGTTTTGTCTTTGCTGCTTCAATGACCTCCCAAATATCAATGTTCATCCTTTCGCACAAAATAGCCATTTCGTTTACAAGGGCAATGTTTATATTTCTGAAGGTGTTTTCCAAAATCTTTTCCATTTCTGCAACTCGTGGAGAGCTAACCTTGAATACCTCTCCTTCTAACACATTCTCGTAAAGCCTTGCAGCTATCTCAGTACATGTTTTTGTCACACCGCCTACAACCTTTGGTGTGTTCTTTGTGTTATACACCTTGTTGCCCGGGTCAACTCTTTCAGGTGAAAAAGCTAAAAAGAAATCCTCACCGCATTTTAGCCCACTTTCTTCCAAGATAGGTTTTACCACTTCTTCAGTTGTCCCTGGATATGTAGTACTCTCTAAAACAACCAACATCCCCCTGTGAAGGAATTTTGCAATCTCCCTTGTAGAATTTACAACGTACGAAATGTCTGGCTGTTTGTATTTATCAAGTGGAGTGGGAACACATATAGCAACAGCATCAACATCACTAATTTTGCTGTAGTCAGTTGTGGCAAAGATTCTACCTTCCTTTACAAGATCAGCAAGTTCTTTGTCCACAACATCGCCTATATAATTTTGGCCTCTGTTTACCATGTCAACTCTCTTTTGCTGTATATCAAATCCAATAACCTTGTACCCTGCTTTTGCCTTTTCGACAGCAAGCGGAAGCCCTACATACCCAAGCCCCACAACTCCAATCACTGCTGTTTTGTTCTCAATCTTCTCAAGAAGTTTTTGTGCAATTTCATTCATTATAAACTCCCTCCAAATTGATTTATTGAAGTTGTTATATACTCTATCTCTTCATCTGTCAGTTCAGGAAACATTGGAATTGCAAATAACTTTTTGCAAAGCCTTTCAGCAACCTCAAAATCACCTTCTTTATATCCCAAAAAACTCAAAGCTTTAGTAAGATGTAATGGCACAGGATAATATATGCCTGTTGCAATTCCTTTCTGGGCTAAATATTCCATTATAAGCTCTCTTTTTTCATGTTGTAGAACATACAGATGATATATGTGTCCAAACTCAAAACTATTGCACTTTTTGGGGGTGACAAGTCCATCAAGCTTAAGCTCTGTAGAAAACTTTTGAGCTATTTCTATTCTTCTTCTATTCCAACTGTCAATATATTTGAGTTTAACAAGAAGTATTGCTGCCTGCACTTCGTCAAGCCTGCTGTTAAATCCTATCATTTCGTTGTAATACTTCTTTTTAGAACCATGCTGTCTGAGCATCCTTGCTTTTGAGGCAATCTCGTCAGAATCTGTTACAATCAGACCACCGTCGCCAAACCCGCCTAAGTTCTTTGTAGGAAAGAACGAAAAACATCCCAC
This window encodes:
- a CDS encoding Gfo/Idh/MocA family protein, which translates into the protein MDKLKICLVGCGRISFKHAEAYANNYDQLEVVGFCDLDSQKALRTRQKYYELLATKGIEIKKDIPIYTDYIKMLKEQECDIVDIATYSGCHAEQTLVALDFNKHVIVEKPMALSIEDADLMIKKAREKKKVLGVCLQNRFNKSVQKLKSTIDSGKFGKILYAVASIRWNRNNEYYRQGSWRGTWEQDGGALMNQCTHNIDLLQWIISSEVDEIYGDIETFLRPIEAEDTGFAILKFKSGARGIVEGTTCVWPSNLEETLSVFGQTGTAVLGGTSVNRIVVWRVPDEDEKEALEKFAENPDNVYGFGHTPLFRDVIEAIKSGRNPLVTGEEGKKSLEIILGIYKSAIEKRPIKLPLTNFSTMDMKKVYERQRLVR
- a CDS encoding nucleotide sugar dehydrogenase; protein product: MNEIAQKLLEKIENKTAVIGVVGLGYVGLPLAVEKAKAGYKVIGFDIQQKRVDMVNRGQNYIGDVVDKELADLVKEGRIFATTDYSKISDVDAVAICVPTPLDKYKQPDISYVVNSTREIAKFLHRGMLVVLESTTYPGTTEEVVKPILEESGLKCGEDFFLAFSPERVDPGNKVYNTKNTPKVVGGVTKTCTEIAARLYENVLEGEVFKVSSPRVAEMEKILENTFRNINIALVNEMAILCERMNIDIWEVIEAAKTKPYGFMAFYPGPGLGGHCIPIDPFYLTWKAREYDYHTRLIEIAGEINNYMPEYVVERVMKILNKFKKPLNGSKILILGVAYKKDIDDIRESPALKIIEIFEKENAEVEYNDPYVPSFTYNGKQYFSVDFTAESLKKYDIIVITTDHSKYDYKFIVENANLIFDTRNATKSIKSDKVYKL
- a CDS encoding DegT/DnrJ/EryC1/StrS family aminotransferase; translated protein: MISLIDLKRQYKSISQEIIERVKEVFESGQYILGPKVAEFEKKCAEYLNVKHAIGVGNGTDALVIALESLGIGKGDEVITTPFTFFATAEAIVRVGAKPVFVDIDPLSYNIDPEKIEEKISERTKAIIPVHIFGQVCDMKKIVQIAKKYNLYIIEDACQAFGAEFEGKKAGTIGDVGCFSFFPTKNLGGFGDGGLIVTDSDEIASKARMLRQHGSKKKYYNEMIGFNSRLDEVQAAILLVKLKYIDSWNRRRIEIAQKFSTELKLDGLVTPKKCNSFEFGHIYHLYVLQHEKRELIMEYLAQKGIATGIYYPVPLHLTKALSFLGYKEGDFEVAERLCKKLFAIPMFPELTDEEIEYITTSINQFGGSL